The segment ATGGAAAAATGTCAAAGTCCATGGGAAACTTTTTAACCTTAAATAGACTTATAGAGGAGGGCTTTGATCCTTTAGACTATAGATATTTTTGCCTACAATCTAAATACAGAAAGCAATTGGTTTTTAGTTTTGAAAATTTAGAAGAGGCAAGAGTTTCATATAAAAGACTTAAGGAAAGAATATATTCTATAAATGAAAAAGTAAAAAATGAAGAAAATATAAATGAAATAAGTATAAAACATTATAAAGATAAATTCAAAAAAGAAATATCTGATGATTTAAATATTGCAAATGCCTTTACGGTTTTGTATGAGGTTTTAAAAGATAATTCTCTTAAAGAAGCTGAAAAAATATATTTAGTAAATGATTTTGACAAAGTATTATCCTTGAATCTCCTTGATTTTAGGGAAGAGAAAAGTAGAAATTCAGAAAAACCGGAGGAGACTTTTATAACTAAGTTAATAACTGAAAGAGAGGATGCAAGAAAAAGCAAGAACTGGGCAAAAGCCGATGAAATTAGAAATAAACTTTTAGAGATGAAAGTTGAATTAATTGATACAAAAGATGGTGCTAAGTGGAAGATGAAAGAATAAAATCTTATTATTAAAATAATTAAAATATGATTCACCATAAGAGGAAGGGTATAGATGATTGAATTACTTAAAAATTTAGTAAATAACTTAGGATATATTATAGTAATAGCTTTTATTGTCACAAATGTAAGAAGCTTTAAAAAAATATTGCAAAAAGATGCATTTAATAAAGTTGATTTAGTTATTTTATCAATTATATTTGGAGGATTTGGTATACTTGGAACCTATGTTGGTACAGAAATAAATGGAGCCATTGCAAATACAAGGATAATTGGTGTAATGACAGGTGGAATAATGTGTGGCCCAATAGTCGGGATTGCTGCAGGATTAATTGCAGCAATTCATAGGGTTGTTATTTATCCAATTGGAATAACTTCTGTTCCATGCTCAATAGCAACTGTACTTTCAGGGGCTTTATCAGGATATATATATATTAAAAATAAGAAAAGACAAAAGAATTGGTATTATGGATTTTTGGAGTTATTGTTATGGAAAGTATAGAGATGATCCTTATACTTTCAATGTCAAAGCCTTTTAAAATGGCATTTTACATTGTAAAAAATATTTATATACCTATGACTTTTGCAAATGGTATTGGTATAGCTCTTGTAATACTTTTAATACAGAAAATACATAATGAAAAAGAAGAGATAGGGGCAAGTGAGGCTAAGTTAGCTCTTGAAATTGCAAACAAGACTCTTCCATATTTTAGATATAATTCTGATAATGCTTATGACAAAATATGTGACATTATTAAAAAGTCAACGAAGGCAGATGCAGTTGCAATTACTGATAGGGAGAGAATATTAGCTCATGTTGGTCTTGGACACGATCATCATGTTAAGGGTGAACATTTTTTAACAGAGGGAACTAAGAAAGTAGTAAATAAAGGTGAAATCATGGTGCTTAAAGGGGAGGATGAAATTAACTGTAAAGTTAAAAACTGTCCATTGAAATCAGCAATAATAGTTCCCTTAAAAGAAGGCACAAAAACTATTGGAACATTAAAGATATATTATGCTTTTGAAGAAGGAGTTTCCTATAAAAACATTAAACTAGCTGAAGGTTTGTCCCAGATAATATCAACTCAAATAGAGATAAGTAAAGTAGAAAAACTTAAAGAGATGGCAAATAAGGCGGAAATAAAAGCTCTTCAAGCACAAATAAATCCACACTTTTTGTTTAATGCTTTAAATACAATATCATCTTTTGTTAGGATAAATCCAGATAAGGCTAGAGAACTTATTATAAATCTTTCTACATATTTGAGGTATAATATAGATGTTGTGGATGAAATGGTAGATATTTATGATGAAATTAAGCAAATTAAAGCCTATATTGATATAGAAAAGGCTCGATTTGGAGATAAATTAAGCATCATATATGAAATAGATGAGAATTTGAATTTAAGAATTCCAAATTTAATAATAGAGCCCATTGTTGAAAATTCTGTAAAACATGGAATAATTCCAACTGGAGAAAAAGGAATTGTAAAAATTAGTATTAATAAAACTGAAGATGAAAGTGTAAAAGTTTGTATAGAAGATAATGGTATTGGCATTTCACAAAATATAATAAACAAGGTATATAGTGGGGAGATGGACTGCAATAAAATTGGAATTTCTAACGTTAATACTAGGCTTAAAATATTCTATGGAAAGGGACTTAATATTGAAAAATTAAAAAAGGGTACTAGAACCACTTTTATTTTAAATGAAAGGATGAGAAAAGATGAATTGCATAATAGTAGACGATGAGTATCCAGCTAGGGAGGAACTTAAATATTTTATAGACAATTATAGCAATTTAAACATGTTAGATGAATTTGATGATGCTACTTTAGCACTTAAATTTATAGAAAAAAATGTTCCTGATATTATTTTTTTAGACATTAATATGCCTAAGATTTCAGGAATGGATATAGCAAGAATTATAAATAAATTCAAGAAAAAAATTTATATTATTTTTATAACAGCCTATAAAGAACATGCCCTTGAAGCCTTTGAAATAGAAGCCTTTGATTATATATTAAAACCTTATTCAGAGGATAGAATTATTAATACATTAAAAAGATTAGATAGAATTGAAAGGGAAGTTAAAAGCAAACCCTCTAAAAACAAAATAACCGTTTGGAAGGATAACAAAATGTTAGTTCTTAATATAAATGACATATATTACTGTAAAGCGGAAGAGGGGGAAACTATAGTATGCACAGAAAAAGAAGATTATATTTTAAATCAAACTCTATCCCATATAGAAAAGAAACTTTCATCTAAAATATTTTTTAGAACCCATAGGTCTTATTTAGTGAATTTAGATAAGATAAAAGAAATTAATCCTTGGTTTAATAACACTTACATGGTCAAATTGGATAAAATCAATGTAGAAGTGCCAGTGAGTAGAAATAATATTAGTGATTTTAAG is part of the Haloimpatiens sp. FM7315 genome and harbors:
- a CDS encoding sensor histidine kinase, with product MVDIYDEIKQIKAYIDIEKARFGDKLSIIYEIDENLNLRIPNLIIEPIVENSVKHGIIPTGEKGIVKISINKTEDESVKVCIEDNGIGISQNIINKVYSGEMDCNKIGISNVNTRLKIFYGKGLNIEKLKKGTRTTFILNERMRKDELHNSRR
- a CDS encoding LytR/AlgR family response regulator transcription factor, whose amino-acid sequence is MNCIIVDDEYPAREELKYFIDNYSNLNMLDEFDDATLALKFIEKNVPDIIFLDINMPKISGMDIARIINKFKKKIYIIFITAYKEHALEAFEIEAFDYILKPYSEDRIINTLKRLDRIEREVKSKPSKNKITVWKDNKMLVLNINDIYYCKAEEGETIVCTEKEDYILNQTLSHIEKKLSSKIFFRTHRSYLVNLDKIKEINPWFNNTYMVKLDKINVEVPVSRNNISDFKHIMGI